Genomic segment of Bacteroidota bacterium:
ACATCTAGTTATTCTATAAAGGGCTATGCAGGTCATGCACCGACAATGAAAAGAGACCTGGGAGTTATTTCACCCACCGCTGCTTTATCATCTTTTCCTTATACACCACAGCAATCTATGGCCGCAATGAAACATTGGTTCACTGATCTGAAAGATAAAACCTGGGGCCCTTATGGTTTTTATGATGCATTCAGTGAAAATGATAATTGGTTTCTGCCCCGTTACCTTGCTATTGACCAGGGCCCGATCGTAGTAATGATGGAGAACTACCGGAGCGGTTTATTATGGAACTTATTTATGAGCTGCCCGGAAATAAAAGAAGGATTAAAGAAATTAGGATTTGAAAGCCCCTGGTTAAAAAAATAAAAATGAAAACTGTATTAAGACTTATAATTATTCTTGTGTTGTTCCCGCTGTTTTCCTTTTCACAGCAGGAAATAAAGATCATGAGTTATAATATCCGGTTGGATTTAAAAAGCGATGGCGAAAATCAATGGGATAAACGAAAAGATAAAGTTGCTGCATTGATGAATTATTATGAAGCTGACTTTATCGGTGGGCAGGAGGTGCAGCATCATCAACTAACGTATTTACTGGAGCATTTAAATGGTTATTCTTATATCGGAGTAGGTAGAGATGATGGTAAAGAAGCCGGAGAGTACTCCTGTATTTTTTATAAGAAAGATAAGTTTGAAGTATTGCGGCAATCTACCTTTTGGCTTTCTACTACACCTGACACTGTATCTAAGGGATGGGATGCTGCCATTGTAAGAGTATGTACATATGGGTTGTTTAAAAATAAAAAAACAAAACAGATTTTTTGGGTGTTCAATACACATTTCGATCATATTGGTCGGCAGGCGAGATTGGAATCTGCTAAACTCATCGTTAAAAAAATTAAAGAACTAAACACAAAAAATTACCCGGTATTGCTTTCAGGCGATTTTAATTCAAAGCCTGATGATGAACCTTCACAGTACATGATGGCCAATATGCAAAACATCCGGAACATCAGTAAACTTCTTCACGGTAATACCGATACATGGAATGCTTTTAAGTTTAATGAAAAACCCAACGGCTGTATTGATTATATTTTTACAAACAATGATAAACGGATCAGTGTTTCGAAGTTTGCGACACTTACTGATTCATATGATATGAAATATCCTTCAGACCATTTCCCGATACTGGCCACCGTCCAAATCGCCACCAAGTAAACGTTAAGGCTAAATCATCACTGAACTGTAAATTCTTGAAAACGATCATGAATTAAACTAAAAAGCGGCTTAGAGCCCCTTATTTTTATAATATCCTTAATTTCGCCGCAACAGCAAGGTTATGCCAACAAACGCAAACAGACAGTTTCTGGATTTTGAAAAACCTATCAAGGATCTGGTGGATGAGATTGAGAATCTCCGTCATCGCCAGGAAAAAACCAAGATAGATTTTTCATCAACTATTGTACAGCTCGAACAAAGCATCGTTGAAAAAAGAAAAGAGATTACAAAACATCTTTCCAGTTGGCAACGGGTACAGCTCAGCCGTCACCCGGACAGGCCTTATACATTGAAGTATATTGAACACATGACGGAAAATTTCATCGAACTCTATGGCGACAGGAATGTGAAAGATGATAAAGCCATGGTAGGCGGTTTTGCAAACCTCGGTGGAGAAACGGTGATGCTGATCGGTCAGCAAAAAGGGATCAATACAAAAATGCGCCAGCACCGGAATTTTGGAATGGCGAATCCCGAAGGTTATAGGAAAGCATTGCGATTGATGAGGCTTGCAGAAAAATTTAATAAACCTGTTGTTACATTAATAGATACTCCCGGTGCTTATCCTGGTCTTGAAGCAGAAGAAAGAGGACAGGGCGAAGCCATTGCAAGAAATATTTATGAAATGATAAGGCTGCAGGTACCAGTGATATGTGTGATCATTGGTGAAGGCGCAAGCGGCGGTGCACTCGGTATCGGCGTTGGTGATCGGGTGTTCATGATGGAAAATACATGGTACACAGTTATCAGTCCGGAGAGTTGTTCATCTATTCTCTGGCGTAGTTGGGAGAAAAAAGAAGTTGCGGCCGAGCAATTGAGATTAACAGCAGAAGATAATTTGCGCAATGGGTTGATCGATGGTATCATTCCTGAACCTGATGGTGGTGCACAGTGGGATTACCGTGAATCAGCATTGAAGCTGAAAAATTTCCTTAAGCCTGTGATAAAAGAATTAAAACAAATTCAGCCTGGGGAAAGAGTGAAGCAACGTATAACGAAGTTTGGTAAGATGGGTTTCTGGGAAGAGGAAACTTGATAGCAATTCTATTCAACAATCTTAAATACAAAATATAAAATTCAATCATGTCTCTTCGTGAAAGATTTCGTGGCACAGGCGTAGCAATTGTTACTCCTTTTAATGCAGATGGCAGTATTGACTGGCCATCTTTTGAGAAAGTCATCAATCATATTATTGATGGCAAGTGTGAATACCTTGTTGTACTCGGTACAACGGGTGAAAGTGCAACGATACATGGCAAGGAGAAACAGGAAGTATTTTCATTTGTAAATAAAATAAATGCAGGTCGTGTTGCGCTGGTTGCCGGCATTGGTGGTAACGATACGCAGGAAGTGATCGAAGGTTTTAAAAGTTTTGATCTGACGGGCTATGAAGCAATATTATCTGTTGCGCCTTATTATAACAAACCCAACCAGGAAGGGTTGTTTCAGCATTACAAAGCATTAGATGCTGCTACACCATTGCCTATCATGATGTATAACGTTCCATCTCGTACAAGTATGAATGTATCTGGGGAAACACAGGTTCGTATTGCACAGGAATGCAAGAATGTGTTTTCAACCAAAGAAGCCAGTGGCAATTTTGACCAGATCAATTATATCATCAAAAACAAACCAGCCGATTTTATGGTCATCAGTGGTGATGACCCGGTAACATTACAGATGATTGCCGCAGGGGCTGATGGATTGGTCTCTGTTGTTGCCAACGCATATCCGAAAGATTATTCTGATATGGTTCGCTTTTGTCTTGAAGGAAATTTTGAAGAAGCACAGAAACTTCATTATAAATACACAGATATTATTGCTTCTATGTTTGCAGAAGGAAGCCCCAGCGGTGTAAAAGCTTACCTCGCTGAAATGGGATTATGCCAGAATACATTCCGTCTGCCTATTTGGAAAGTGAGTGAAAAGCACCATTCAAAGATTAAGGAGTTGATGAAGAAGGTTAGTTCAGTATTCCTTCAATACTGAACCATAAATACCGGCAACAGGAAACTGTTGATGCAATTTTTATATAAGCATGGTCAAGAAAATCCTCTTCATACTGTTTTCTGTTCAAAGCTTATTTGTTTCAGCACAATACACCCTTCAGCTTTCCACGTTTATGCTTCCGGAAAATCATCCTTCAAATGAAGATATTTACCTGGCTGGAACATTTAATAGTTGGAACCCGAAGGATGAAAAATTTAAACTACAGAAGAGTAGCACAGGCAGTTATTCTATTTCTGTAAGCGTAAAAGAGAAAACAGGGCAATATAAACTCACCCGTGGCGGGTGGGATAAAGTGGA
This window contains:
- a CDS encoding endonuclease/exonuclease/phosphatase family protein encodes the protein MKTVLRLIIILVLFPLFSFSQQEIKIMSYNIRLDLKSDGENQWDKRKDKVAALMNYYEADFIGGQEVQHHQLTYLLEHLNGYSYIGVGRDDGKEAGEYSCIFYKKDKFEVLRQSTFWLSTTPDTVSKGWDAAIVRVCTYGLFKNKKTKQIFWVFNTHFDHIGRQARLESAKLIVKKIKELNTKNYPVLLSGDFNSKPDDEPSQYMMANMQNIRNISKLLHGNTDTWNAFKFNEKPNGCIDYIFTNNDKRISVSKFATLTDSYDMKYPSDHFPILATVQIATK
- a CDS encoding 4-hydroxy-tetrahydrodipicolinate synthase, with the protein product MSLRERFRGTGVAIVTPFNADGSIDWPSFEKVINHIIDGKCEYLVVLGTTGESATIHGKEKQEVFSFVNKINAGRVALVAGIGGNDTQEVIEGFKSFDLTGYEAILSVAPYYNKPNQEGLFQHYKALDAATPLPIMMYNVPSRTSMNVSGETQVRIAQECKNVFSTKEASGNFDQINYIIKNKPADFMVISGDDPVTLQMIAAGADGLVSVVANAYPKDYSDMVRFCLEGNFEEAQKLHYKYTDIIASMFAEGSPSGVKAYLAEMGLCQNTFRLPIWKVSEKHHSKIKELMKKVSSVFLQY
- a CDS encoding acetyl-CoA carboxylase carboxyltransferase subunit alpha, producing MPTNANRQFLDFEKPIKDLVDEIENLRHRQEKTKIDFSSTIVQLEQSIVEKRKEITKHLSSWQRVQLSRHPDRPYTLKYIEHMTENFIELYGDRNVKDDKAMVGGFANLGGETVMLIGQQKGINTKMRQHRNFGMANPEGYRKALRLMRLAEKFNKPVVTLIDTPGAYPGLEAEERGQGEAIARNIYEMIRLQVPVICVIIGEGASGGALGIGVGDRVFMMENTWYTVISPESCSSILWRSWEKKEVAAEQLRLTAEDNLRNGLIDGIIPEPDGGAQWDYRESALKLKNFLKPVIKELKQIQPGERVKQRITKFGKMGFWEEET